The Hypanus sabinus isolate sHypSab1 unplaced genomic scaffold, sHypSab1.hap1 scaffold_756, whole genome shotgun sequence sequence gagacatcagcgagttcacactggggagaagccattcacctgctcagaatgtgggaagagattcactgagtcatccaccctgctggtacatcagcgagttcacactggggagaggccgttcacctgctcagtctgtgggaagagattcactaatttttccagcctacagagacatcagcgagttcacactggggagaggccgttcacctgctcagtctgtgggaagagattcactgaatcatccaccctactggatcatcagcgagttcacactggggagaggccattcacctgctcagtctgtgggaagggattcattaagTCAGCTAACCTACGGaatcacctgcgagttcacactggggagaggccattcacctgcgcagtctgtgagaaaggattcactgtgtcatccaccctacagagacatcagcgagttcacactgtggagaagccgttcacctgctcagaatgtgggatgggattcactcagttagctaacctacagagacatcagcatgTGCATActagggagaagccattcacctgctcagaatgtggaaagggattcactcagttatccagcctacagaaacatcagcaagttcacacaggggagaggcaattcacctgctcagaatgtggaaggagattcgctGACTCTTCTaccctgcagagtcatcagcgagttcacactggggagaggccattcacctgctcagtctgtgggaagagattcactcatttatccagccgacagagacatcagcgagttcacactggggagaagccattcacctgctgagaatgtgggaaaggattcactcagtcatcccatctgCTGGGACACCAGTCAGttattatgaatccctaggttttgtttgctgtggacattcattttaagagagagagtgaTTAAGAAGGCGAATCAGTCtggcttgcagcttgtttacatcgctcacagcttgtttagttttaaccgaggacactgacactcagagtcagacagagacaaaggaggaaaaatggcaagaatcgaaaccagggaactagtggccaagggtctctgtttggaactttcctttgcccacaagggtggacaaattattgattcaccatacatcgaatgtgtggttatcacctcatttgatccatagcagtggatctgatttggATTTTGATTTGGATCTgcggagaccacttatgtgttaacccttgcctggctgtggtgtggtaattcatttGAAGACAATACCACTTATGACAAGTCACTTTGGatgataattagtatgtggatttggaaggatgacagataaaatctacagcgaccgttggtctcgttttaccaccatgaaacctgtggaatacaacataattgccttctctcaacatttaccctggattacaaatatctctctctcatcacctgttctgtagttgaactgaactttcatactttaccatctcaagactccaagccttgtttcccccgagctcaatagttaGGGAATTTTATTTATACAcatttatacacataacactcacgaggaaatctgcagatgctggaaattcaaaccacacacaaaaaatgctcgtggaacacagcaggccaggcagtatctatatgGAGAAGAactgctgatgtttcaggccaagacccttcgtcaggactaactgaaaggaaagatactaagagatatgaaagtagtggggggagggtgacatgcgaaatgataggagaagaccagaggtggtgggatgaagctatgagctggaaaggtgatcggcGAAAGTGAT is a genomic window containing:
- the LOC132390064 gene encoding gastrula zinc finger protein XlCGF26.1-like, with protein sequence MAHQCGHTGEKPFTCSVCGKGFTQSSTLLVHQRGHTGEKPFTCSVCGKGFIQSSYLQRHQRVHTGEKPFTCSVCGKGFTQLANLQNHLRIHTGEKPFTCSVCGKGFTQSANLQNHLRVYTGEKPFTCSVCGKGFTELSNLLSHQRVHTEEKPFTCSVCGKGFIQLVNLQNHLRVHTGEKPFTCSVCGKGFIQSSNLQRHQRVHTGEKPFTCSECGKRFTESSTLLVHQRVHTGERPFTCSVCGKRFTNFSSLQRHQRVHTGERPFTCSVCGKRFTESSTLLDHQRVHTGERPFTCSVCGKGFIKSANLRNHLRVHTGERPFTCAVCEKGFTVSSTLQRHQRVHTVEKPFTCSECGMGFTQLANLQRHQHVHTREKPFTCSECGKGFTQLSSLQKHQQVHTGERQFTCSECGRRFADSSTLQSHQRVHTGERPFTCSVCGKRFTHLSSRQRHQRVHTGEKPFTC